From a single Streptomyces liliifuscus genomic region:
- a CDS encoding CaiB/BaiF CoA-transferase family protein — MTEPAPRVVELSSPFARFAGRLLVGLGHEVVLIEPPEGDETRREQGGDAFVHWHAGKRSVTIDPATPDGTAQLRRLLRGADILLDGTPQGAEAATEGLDQLVHVRVTPFGLVGPRSHWQGADLVVAALGGMLAQVGDPDGPPLRLPENQAEQLAGVNAAIAALLGLRARRRGPGQLIDVSAQACVAAALEAGTLAYLHEDRVPPRPGSVHPLVPHGLFRAADGHLGGGLGGSPRMWDALLDWLREEKADADLAEPRWQDPVERKKHQDHVFKVVQDFVGTRPKAEFARQAQARKLPWAAVDLPHELPDNPQLAARDFFTRVTTPEGERADLGFPFAFPEGRRGTELVAPGLGDDQGLFDEPPREARTTSAPPPPPASVADEPVRPALDGIRVLDLTWVLAGPYCTKILADHGAEVIKVESAGRPDPTRFAPFMHLSRGPHTDPNTNGYFNEVNRNKQSIALDTRTEEGVAVLRDLIAHCDVLVENFSSTVMTKLGLGYEELRSINPDIVYVSMSGMGHTGPRNGWVSYADTVSASSGLTGLTGWGPDDVVGVIYGHGDIVAGLQAALATIAALEHRAGTGRGQHIDLSQLEAITAHMGTSLLRGTEVGPAGNTHPTWSPQGVYRSLGADRWLAVSVRDDTEWTGLCEVIGRPELATDERTRTAEARRRESALVDGALGTWARGMSADAAAELLQARGIPAGAVQDGRELVEHDPQLRARGFYVRKEHPVAGAFLHEGVPITLTRTPGGIREPAPVLGADTDAVLRDVAGLSPERIQHLRADGVLR, encoded by the coding sequence GTGACCGAGCCGGCTCCGCGTGTTGTTGAACTGTCCAGTCCGTTCGCCCGGTTCGCGGGTCGGCTGCTTGTCGGGCTCGGTCACGAGGTGGTGTTGATCGAGCCTCCTGAAGGAGACGAGACACGTCGGGAACAGGGCGGTGACGCGTTCGTCCACTGGCACGCCGGGAAGCGCTCGGTGACCATCGATCCCGCCACGCCCGACGGGACCGCACAGCTGCGCCGACTGCTGCGGGGCGCCGACATCCTGCTCGACGGCACACCCCAGGGCGCGGAGGCGGCCACCGAGGGACTCGACCAGCTCGTGCACGTACGCGTCACGCCCTTCGGGCTGGTGGGCCCCCGCAGCCACTGGCAGGGCGCCGACCTCGTGGTGGCCGCGCTCGGCGGGATGCTCGCGCAGGTCGGCGATCCCGACGGGCCACCGCTGCGGCTCCCGGAGAACCAGGCCGAGCAACTCGCGGGCGTCAACGCGGCGATCGCCGCCCTGCTCGGCCTGCGCGCCCGGCGCCGCGGACCGGGACAGCTCATCGACGTCTCCGCGCAGGCGTGCGTGGCGGCGGCCCTGGAAGCCGGAACCCTCGCCTACCTGCACGAGGACCGGGTACCGCCGCGCCCGGGCAGCGTGCACCCGCTGGTCCCGCACGGGCTGTTCCGCGCAGCCGACGGCCACCTCGGCGGAGGGCTCGGCGGCAGCCCCCGCATGTGGGACGCGCTGCTCGACTGGCTGCGTGAGGAGAAGGCGGACGCCGACCTCGCCGAGCCGCGCTGGCAGGACCCGGTCGAACGCAAGAAGCACCAGGACCATGTCTTCAAGGTCGTCCAGGACTTCGTGGGTACCCGGCCGAAGGCCGAGTTCGCCAGGCAGGCCCAGGCCAGGAAGCTGCCCTGGGCCGCCGTCGACCTGCCCCACGAACTCCCCGACAACCCGCAGCTCGCCGCCCGCGACTTCTTCACGCGGGTCACGACACCCGAGGGGGAGCGGGCCGACCTCGGCTTCCCCTTCGCGTTCCCCGAAGGCCGCCGCGGAACGGAACTCGTCGCGCCAGGCCTCGGCGACGACCAGGGCCTGTTCGACGAGCCGCCCCGCGAGGCACGTACGACTTCGGCACCGCCACCGCCACCGGCATCGGTGGCCGACGAGCCCGTACGGCCCGCCCTGGACGGCATCCGCGTCCTCGACCTGACCTGGGTGCTCGCCGGCCCGTACTGCACCAAGATCCTGGCCGACCACGGAGCCGAAGTGATCAAGGTCGAGTCCGCGGGCCGGCCGGACCCCACGCGGTTCGCACCCTTCATGCACCTGTCCCGGGGCCCTCACACGGACCCGAACACCAACGGCTACTTCAACGAGGTCAACCGGAACAAGCAGAGCATCGCCCTGGACACCCGCACCGAGGAGGGCGTCGCCGTCCTGCGCGACCTCATCGCCCACTGCGACGTCCTCGTGGAGAACTTCAGCTCCACGGTCATGACGAAGCTCGGTCTGGGATACGAGGAGCTGCGCTCGATCAACCCGGACATCGTGTACGTCAGCATGTCGGGCATGGGACACACCGGCCCGCGCAACGGCTGGGTGTCGTACGCGGACACCGTGTCGGCGAGTTCGGGGCTGACCGGGCTGACCGGCTGGGGGCCGGACGACGTGGTCGGGGTGATCTACGGCCACGGAGACATCGTGGCGGGCCTCCAGGCGGCCCTGGCCACGATCGCCGCGCTGGAACACCGTGCCGGGACGGGGCGCGGCCAGCACATCGACCTGTCCCAACTGGAGGCGATCACGGCCCACATGGGCACGAGTCTCCTGCGCGGGACGGAAGTCGGGCCCGCCGGAAACACCCACCCGACGTGGAGCCCGCAGGGTGTGTACCGGTCCCTGGGCGCCGACCGCTGGCTGGCCGTCAGCGTGCGCGACGACACCGAATGGACGGGCCTCTGCGAGGTCATCGGCCGCCCCGAACTGGCCACCGACGAGCGGACCCGTACCGCCGAGGCCCGCAGGCGTGAGTCCGCGCTGGTCGACGGCGCGCTCGGCACCTGGGCCCGGGGGATGTCCGCCGACGCCGCCGCCGAGCTGCTCCAGGCGCGCGGAATTCCCGCCGGAGCTGTGCAGGACGGCCGCGAACTCGTGGAACACGACCCGCAGTTGCGTGCCCGCGGCTTCTACGTGCGCAAGGAGCATCCGGTGGCCGGGGCCTTCCTTCACGAGGGCGTTCCGATCACCCTCACCCGTACACCCGGCGGCATCCGCGAACCCGCGCCCGTACTCGGCGCCGACACCGACGCGGTACTGCGCGATGTGGCGGGGCTGTCCCCGGAACGGATCCAACACCTCCGCGCAGACGGTGTGTTGAGGTGA
- a CDS encoding MFS transporter, with protein sequence MQPNSPWRTADFRTLFSATALSQLGTNVSYVAVPLIAVAELDASPGQVGALATLSTLAFLLIGLPAGAWVDRMCHRRVLIAADLARAVLFASVPLAWWLDALTLGQLYAVVLLNGCATVFFDVGSQSTLPGLVGRDALVQANAAMMSLMAVSNVAGRSAGGALVQFLTAPVAVLCTAASHLASALQLTRVHPDQAPPTPGRTAGLRTQIGEGVRHVFGNAELRALALTAALTNLGSQIINTMLPVLFVRELGLPASALGLYWAAGGVGLLLGARCARPLAGRLGYGRTLGVMGLCLAPAGLLVPLIDRGPWLWLAGAGGVLVLFKTGVDNVLGVSLRQRMTADTLLGRMNATFRFVLTGALAVGAAVAGLIGELAGVRATLWVGAGLLATAFLPVFLSPVRGRRELPHEQPLMAAPVTKS encoded by the coding sequence ATGCAGCCCAACTCCCCATGGCGGACGGCCGACTTCAGGACGCTGTTCAGCGCGACCGCGCTCAGCCAGCTCGGCACGAACGTCAGCTATGTCGCCGTCCCGCTGATCGCCGTGGCCGAACTCGACGCGAGCCCCGGCCAGGTCGGGGCCCTGGCCACGTTGAGCACGCTCGCCTTCCTGCTCATCGGCCTGCCCGCCGGGGCCTGGGTGGACCGGATGTGTCACCGCAGGGTGCTGATCGCGGCCGACCTGGCGCGGGCCGTGCTGTTCGCCTCGGTCCCGCTGGCCTGGTGGCTGGACGCGCTCACGCTGGGCCAGTTGTACGCCGTCGTGCTGCTGAACGGCTGCGCCACCGTCTTCTTCGACGTCGGCTCGCAGAGCACCCTGCCCGGACTCGTCGGCCGCGACGCCCTCGTCCAGGCCAACGCCGCCATGATGAGCCTCATGGCCGTGAGCAACGTGGCCGGCCGGAGCGCGGGCGGCGCGCTGGTCCAGTTCCTCACGGCACCGGTGGCCGTTCTCTGCACGGCGGCGAGCCATCTGGCCTCCGCGCTCCAGCTCACCCGGGTCCACCCTGATCAGGCGCCGCCCACGCCGGGCCGGACGGCCGGACTGCGCACACAGATCGGCGAGGGGGTCCGGCACGTATTCGGCAACGCGGAGCTGCGTGCGCTCGCGCTCACCGCCGCCCTCACCAACCTGGGCTCGCAGATCATCAACACCATGCTCCCGGTGCTGTTCGTGCGCGAACTTGGCCTGCCCGCAAGTGCGTTGGGTCTGTACTGGGCGGCGGGCGGCGTCGGCCTCCTGCTCGGCGCCCGCTGCGCCCGCCCCCTCGCCGGGCGCCTCGGATACGGCCGCACCCTCGGCGTCATGGGCCTGTGTCTCGCGCCCGCCGGACTGCTCGTCCCGCTCATCGACCGCGGACCGTGGCTGTGGCTCGCGGGCGCCGGGGGAGTCCTCGTCCTGTTCAAGACGGGCGTGGACAACGTGCTCGGAGTGAGCCTGCGTCAGCGGATGACCGCTGACACACTCCTCGGCCGAATGAACGCGACGTTCAGGTTCGTCCTCACCGGCGCCCTCGCCGTCGGCGCGGCGGTGGCGGGGCTGATCGGTGAACTGGCCGGTGTCCGCGCCACGTTGTGGGTCGGCGCCGGACTGCTCGCGACAGCCTTCCTGCCGGTGTTCCTCTCGCCGGTCCGCGGACGCCGCGAACTGCCCCACGAACAGCCCCTGATGGCAGCACCCGTCACAAAGAGCTGA
- a CDS encoding SGNH/GDSL hydrolase family protein — MRKPWMVGVLAGLLLLGACGDPSSGPESAAPVPSAPKASSTTHQRPAATPEAESSTRAGTGASAGASSGTGTGSGTPSQRSRPTVLYLGDSLAMENQKVLGGLMRDELKARYTSAPYSGTTLCDYLEGTGKDSLVPPKDKAAALVRSLRPDFVVLQFWGNAWGYTPCMDGITHDKARDKYFARYTADARRLTDQIAGAAGGARPKVVWVLQGPDPMTPDRVRRVNAIYERQAAASGDLLADAGKAVSPASARYTWTQYLPCTAYEREHKPYCTQPGSDRTALHIDDDYLHFCLVPTTTTPRPCPVRSPGILRITRAITRAVASQLD, encoded by the coding sequence ATGCGCAAGCCGTGGATGGTCGGGGTGCTGGCCGGGTTACTGCTGCTCGGCGCGTGCGGGGACCCGTCGTCCGGCCCCGAGTCCGCGGCGCCCGTCCCGTCGGCACCCAAGGCCTCCTCGACCACGCATCAGCGACCGGCCGCCACGCCCGAGGCCGAGTCCAGCACCCGGGCCGGCACGGGTGCAAGCGCCGGGGCAAGCAGCGGAACCGGCACCGGGTCCGGGACACCCTCACAGCGTTCCCGCCCCACCGTCCTCTACCTCGGCGACTCCCTCGCCATGGAGAACCAGAAGGTCCTCGGCGGCCTGATGCGCGACGAGTTGAAGGCGCGTTACACCAGCGCCCCCTACTCCGGCACAACCCTCTGCGACTATCTGGAGGGCACGGGCAAGGACTCGCTCGTGCCGCCCAAGGACAAGGCCGCCGCGCTGGTGCGCAGCCTGCGGCCGGACTTCGTCGTCCTGCAGTTCTGGGGCAACGCATGGGGCTACACACCGTGCATGGACGGCATCACCCATGACAAGGCGCGGGACAAGTACTTCGCGCGGTACACCGCCGACGCGCGGCGGCTGACCGACCAGATCGCGGGTGCGGCGGGCGGGGCCCGGCCGAAGGTCGTCTGGGTGCTCCAGGGTCCCGACCCCATGACGCCCGACCGCGTCCGCCGCGTCAACGCGATCTACGAACGGCAGGCAGCCGCCTCCGGAGACCTGCTCGCGGACGCGGGCAAGGCGGTGAGCCCGGCCTCGGCCCGCTACACCTGGACCCAGTACCTGCCGTGCACCGCGTACGAACGCGAGCACAAGCCGTACTGCACCCAGCCGGGCAGCGACCGGACCGCCCTGCACATCGACGACGACTACCTGCACTTCTGTCTGGTCCCCACCACCACGACACCCAGGCCCTGCCCGGTCCGCTCCCCCGGCATCCTGCGCATCACCCGGGCGATCACCCGGGCTGTGGCCTCACAACTGGACTGA
- a CDS encoding alpha/beta fold hydrolase, whose translation MDLMDIQAPPEGTYAAADGVKYHYVELGEGSPTVFLHGGGPGCTGWSDFGQVAPLFAADRRCLLVDILQYGKSAKPVIEGPMWDYHAARTVALLDTLGVERADFVCNSWGGTIALNLAAKYPERVRSLVITGSMPVFHGPLAPLPEGGRRGRNARDVYYGGTGPSWEKMRELIARLEWYDPEAIPDGTVTLRFEQSLDPEETALAGASDNPRGDWQDLTAELGRIAAPTLFLWGMYDAFLTPDYPLMLARMVPKGSLHVMSEASHHPQEERPYDYHSVVTGFLNQR comes from the coding sequence ATGGACCTCATGGACATCCAGGCGCCCCCGGAGGGCACCTACGCGGCAGCGGACGGCGTCAAATACCACTACGTCGAGCTGGGGGAGGGCAGCCCCACGGTCTTCCTGCACGGCGGCGGCCCCGGGTGCACCGGCTGGTCCGACTTCGGGCAGGTGGCGCCGCTGTTCGCCGCGGACCGGCGGTGCCTCCTGGTCGACATCCTGCAGTACGGGAAGTCCGCGAAGCCCGTCATCGAGGGCCCCATGTGGGACTACCACGCGGCCAGGACCGTGGCGCTCCTCGACACCCTCGGCGTGGAGCGCGCCGACTTCGTCTGCAACTCGTGGGGCGGCACGATCGCGCTCAACCTGGCCGCCAAGTACCCCGAGCGCGTACGGTCGTTGGTGATCACCGGCAGCATGCCCGTCTTCCACGGACCGCTCGCCCCCCTCCCGGAAGGCGGCCGCCGCGGACGCAACGCCCGCGACGTGTACTACGGCGGCACCGGCCCCTCCTGGGAGAAGATGCGCGAGCTGATCGCGCGCCTTGAGTGGTACGACCCCGAGGCCATCCCCGACGGCACGGTGACGCTCCGCTTCGAGCAGAGCCTGGACCCCGAGGAGACCGCGCTGGCCGGCGCCTCCGACAACCCGCGCGGCGACTGGCAGGACCTCACCGCCGAACTCGGCCGTATCGCCGCGCCGACGCTCTTCCTGTGGGGCATGTACGACGCGTTCCTGACCCCGGACTACCCGTTGATGCTGGCCCGTATGGTCCCCAAGGGCAGCCTGCACGTCATGAGCGAGGCGTCCCATCATCCGCAGGAGGAGCGGCCGTACGACTACCACAGCGTGGTCACGGGCTTCCTGAACCAGCGTTGA
- a CDS encoding L,D-transpeptidase family protein — MGDTRRRAAVVLGVTALVAPLAVALGAAPAQAASCTTQTGPYQKKVEKFLGRPVDGRQSAADCKAIKAFQTKHGITPNIGYAGSVTWGVMDLMNKQKAVGKNPNKDGKCPVNKGRIACVNLTLQLSWIQDGNTLVYGPVPVRTGRNGYETRTGLKKIYWRNIDHVSTIYDVPMPYSQFFDGGQAFHSVGVSMWNPPGSHGCVNMTKTDAKKYWSLLKKNDDVYVYGRKPGT; from the coding sequence ATGGGGGACACACGCAGACGGGCAGCCGTCGTACTGGGGGTCACCGCACTGGTGGCGCCGCTGGCCGTCGCGCTGGGCGCGGCTCCGGCCCAGGCGGCGAGCTGCACCACACAGACCGGCCCGTACCAGAAGAAGGTCGAGAAGTTCCTCGGCCGGCCGGTGGACGGCAGGCAGTCGGCCGCCGACTGCAAGGCGATCAAGGCCTTCCAGACCAAGCACGGCATCACCCCGAACATCGGCTACGCCGGCTCCGTCACCTGGGGCGTGATGGACCTGATGAACAAGCAGAAGGCCGTCGGGAAGAACCCCAACAAGGACGGCAAATGCCCGGTGAACAAGGGCCGCATCGCCTGTGTGAACCTCACGCTCCAGCTCAGCTGGATCCAGGACGGCAACACCCTCGTGTACGGCCCGGTGCCGGTCCGTACGGGCCGCAACGGCTACGAGACCCGCACCGGTCTCAAGAAGATCTACTGGCGGAACATCGACCACGTCTCGACGATCTACGACGTGCCCATGCCCTACAGCCAGTTCTTCGACGGCGGCCAGGCCTTCCACTCGGTGGGCGTGAGCATGTGGAACCCGCCCGGCTCGCACGGCTGCGTCAACATGACGAAGACGGATGCCAAGAAGTACTGGTCGCTCCTGAAGAAGAACGACGACGTCTACGTGTACGGCCGCAAGCCGGGCACCTGA
- a CDS encoding pyridoxal phosphate-dependent decarboxylase family protein: protein MDRVLADDLSRLPELLQSARDFAAREVSGLDTRPVAHLGKAPDAEPLPAGGVGAEGALARFAERWAPGFSASAGPRYLGFVTGGATPAALTGDWLTGAYDQNATGRGDSSATALEHETLGWLRELFGLSEAHTGAFVTGATVSNTVGLALAREWLGERLGVSVSEAGTAALGPVDVLSGSPHSSIPKALSVLGIGRDRLRTVPVLPGGREAVDVARLAEALDELDGRPAVVVANAGTVNTVDFDDLRAIAGLKERYDFWLHVDAAFGGFAALSPEHAQLTDGIDAADSVCVDLHKWLNVPYDAAVQFTRHRDLQVRVFHNASSYLGLPTGEPDFVHLTPENSRRLRALPTWFSLAAYGREGHQEIVERNVALARHLGDRITDAPGLRLLAPVRLNVVCFTLDGDPTQERVHSLGRAVAESGEAFMTPTFYEGTHALRAAFSNWRTTEADTDRVADALERAVSSL, encoded by the coding sequence ATGGACCGCGTACTCGCCGACGATCTCTCCCGGCTCCCCGAACTGCTCCAGTCCGCCCGTGACTTCGCCGCCCGTGAGGTGTCGGGGCTCGACACACGGCCCGTGGCCCATCTGGGCAAGGCCCCGGACGCCGAGCCGCTGCCCGCCGGAGGCGTGGGTGCCGAGGGTGCGCTCGCGCGGTTCGCCGAGCGGTGGGCGCCGGGCTTCTCCGCCTCCGCGGGCCCGCGCTATCTCGGCTTCGTGACCGGGGGCGCGACCCCGGCCGCCCTCACCGGGGACTGGCTGACCGGCGCGTACGACCAGAACGCCACCGGCAGGGGCGACTCGTCGGCGACCGCGCTGGAGCACGAGACGCTGGGCTGGCTGCGGGAGCTGTTCGGGCTGAGCGAGGCGCACACCGGCGCGTTCGTGACAGGTGCGACCGTCTCGAACACCGTCGGGCTGGCCCTCGCGCGGGAGTGGCTGGGCGAGCGACTGGGGGTTTCCGTGTCCGAGGCGGGTACGGCCGCACTCGGGCCCGTCGACGTACTGTCCGGCAGCCCGCACTCCAGCATCCCCAAGGCCCTGTCCGTCCTGGGCATCGGCCGCGACCGGCTGCGTACGGTGCCGGTGCTGCCCGGCGGCCGGGAAGCCGTCGACGTGGCGCGGCTGGCCGAGGCGCTCGACGAGCTGGACGGGCGCCCGGCCGTCGTCGTGGCCAATGCCGGGACCGTGAACACGGTCGACTTCGACGACCTGCGGGCGATCGCGGGGCTCAAGGAGCGGTACGACTTCTGGCTGCACGTGGACGCCGCCTTCGGCGGTTTCGCCGCGCTGTCCCCCGAGCACGCGCAGCTGACCGACGGCATCGACGCCGCCGACTCGGTCTGCGTCGATCTGCACAAGTGGCTCAACGTCCCCTACGACGCCGCCGTGCAGTTCACCCGCCACCGGGACCTCCAGGTGCGGGTCTTCCACAACGCGTCGTCGTATCTCGGACTGCCCACAGGCGAGCCCGACTTCGTGCACCTCACGCCCGAGAACTCACGTCGGCTGCGCGCGCTCCCCACCTGGTTCTCGCTCGCCGCGTACGGTCGCGAGGGACACCAGGAGATCGTCGAGCGGAACGTCGCACTGGCCAGGCACCTCGGTGACCGGATCACGGACGCCCCGGGCTTGCGGCTGCTGGCGCCGGTCCGCTTGAACGTCGTCTGCTTCACGCTCGACGGGGATCCCACCCAGGAGCGGGTGCACTCGCTGGGCCGGGCCGTCGCCGAATCCGGTGAGGCGTTCATGACGCCGACCTTCTACGAGGGGACACACGCGCTGCGGGCCGCTTTCAGCAACTGGCGTACGACAGAGGCCGACACGGACCGGGTGGCGGATGCCCTGGAGCGTGCGGTCAGCTCTTTGTGA
- a CDS encoding AMP-binding protein, with product MTVPGLLAAAAEEFGDRVFLRVGDVTRTYRQSRRAAAETAGALAARGCRPGDRVAVMAGNRIEFVDLILGCAWLGAVLIPLNTGLRGQGLRHILREAEPSFLLAEAEAADRAVEAGFRGTLWIVGEDDVPVPGEAPAVPSTPARPEDTVFLLFTSGTTGTPRGVRCPHAQTVWWGRNVADSLRLTADDVLHTCLPLFHTNALNTLAHAMTVGATCVIGERFSATRYWDQVAESGATVVYLLGAMAPMLLAQPPGLHDRSHRAWRGLSPATPASAWQPFRERFGVTLVDGFGTTETNLVIGSTPEAQRPGHIGTLRDGFSARVVDEHLAPVPDGTAGELVVRSHRQFAFSTGYLGGHERQPASWRRTGDRVIREPDGSYRFVDRVKDVIRRRGENISSYEVESAVRSHPAVADAAAFPVASELAEDEVMVAVLPRPGSVLDPRDLVRHCERELPAFAVPRFIETVPELPLTETGKVRKTVLRERGVTAAAWDRATGVSPVVRPQPG from the coding sequence ATGACCGTGCCGGGACTCCTGGCCGCGGCCGCCGAGGAGTTCGGCGACCGGGTCTTCCTGCGCGTGGGGGACGTGACACGGACGTACCGGCAGTCACGGAGGGCGGCAGCCGAGACGGCGGGAGCCCTTGCGGCGCGCGGCTGTCGGCCGGGTGACCGCGTCGCCGTCATGGCCGGAAACCGGATCGAGTTCGTCGACCTGATCCTCGGCTGCGCCTGGCTCGGCGCGGTGCTGATACCGCTGAACACCGGCCTGCGAGGTCAGGGACTCCGTCACATCCTGCGTGAGGCGGAGCCGTCCTTCCTGCTCGCGGAGGCCGAGGCGGCGGACCGTGCGGTGGAGGCCGGCTTCCGCGGCACGCTGTGGATCGTGGGCGAGGACGACGTTCCGGTACCGGGTGAGGCCCCCGCGGTCCCGTCGACCCCCGCCCGCCCGGAGGACACCGTCTTCCTCCTGTTCACCTCGGGAACCACCGGGACCCCGCGCGGTGTGCGCTGCCCCCACGCCCAGACCGTCTGGTGGGGCCGCAACGTCGCGGACTCGCTGCGCCTCACCGCCGACGACGTGCTCCACACCTGCCTCCCGCTGTTCCACACCAACGCCCTCAACACGCTCGCGCACGCCATGACCGTGGGCGCGACCTGTGTCATCGGGGAGCGGTTCTCGGCCACGCGGTACTGGGACCAGGTGGCCGAGAGCGGTGCCACCGTCGTGTATCTGCTCGGCGCGATGGCGCCCATGCTCCTGGCGCAGCCGCCCGGCCTGCACGACCGGTCGCACCGAGCCTGGCGCGGCCTCTCACCGGCCACTCCCGCCTCCGCGTGGCAGCCGTTCCGCGAGCGCTTCGGCGTCACCCTCGTCGACGGTTTCGGCACCACGGAGACGAACCTCGTCATCGGCTCGACCCCGGAAGCCCAACGCCCCGGCCACATCGGCACGTTGCGCGACGGCTTCTCCGCCCGGGTGGTCGACGAACACCTCGCTCCCGTCCCGGACGGCACAGCCGGTGAGCTGGTCGTCCGCAGCCATCGGCAATTCGCCTTCTCCACCGGCTACTTGGGCGGCCACGAACGGCAACCCGCCTCCTGGCGGCGTACGGGCGATCGCGTGATCCGCGAACCCGACGGCTCGTACCGCTTCGTCGACCGGGTCAAGGACGTCATCCGCCGCCGCGGCGAGAACATCTCCTCGTACGAGGTGGAGTCGGCGGTCCGTTCGCATCCCGCGGTCGCCGATGCCGCCGCCTTCCCGGTGGCCTCCGAACTGGCGGAGGACGAGGTCATGGTGGCGGTGCTCCCGCGACCGGGGAGCGTCCTGGACCCTCGCGACCTGGTACGTCACTGCGAACGTGAGCTGCCGGCGTTCGCCGTGCCCCGGTTCATCGAGACCGTCCCGGAGCTGCCGCTCACCGAGACCGGCAAGGTCCGCAAGACCGTGCTGCGCGAACGGGGCGTCACCGCGGCCGCCTGGGACCGGGCCACGGGGGTCAGTCCAGTTGTGAGGCCACAGCCCGGGTGA